In Deinococcus seoulensis, the following are encoded in one genomic region:
- a CDS encoding OsmC family protein → MADIARKATAHWEGDLKHGKGTVSTESGVLDGAQYSFGTRFENGRGTNPEELLASAHAGCFTMQLSALLANHGHTIEALDTQATCEMVKDGAGFKVSAMKLVVRGKVTGSDQADFEEHVRQAADMCPMSQVMKGNVEITHEAILE, encoded by the coding sequence ATGGCAGACATCGCACGCAAGGCAACGGCCCACTGGGAAGGCGACCTCAAGCACGGCAAAGGCACCGTGAGCACCGAGAGCGGCGTGCTGGACGGCGCGCAGTACTCATTCGGCACCCGCTTCGAGAACGGCAGGGGCACCAACCCCGAAGAACTGCTGGCCAGCGCCCACGCCGGGTGCTTCACCATGCAGCTGTCCGCACTCCTCGCCAACCACGGGCACACCATCGAGGCGCTGGACACCCAGGCCACCTGTGAGATGGTCAAGGACGGCGCGGGCTTCAAGGTCAGCGCCATGAAACTCGTGGTGCGCGGCAAGGTCACGGGCAGCGACCAGGCCGACTTCGAGGAGCACGTCAGGCAGGCGGCCGACATGTGCCCCATGAGTCAGGTCATGAAGGGCAACGTGGAGATCACCCACGAAGCCATCCTGGAATAA
- a CDS encoding ABC transporter substrate-binding protein, with protein MPKRSTLLTLTAVLGTALCSASAATYPQTVTHSAGTTTIPRQPLRVVALGPHALDLLLSIGVQPVGYGEASTFLKTPAFGSPIRDIKYLGSRVTSAPVNVGDRFNPNLEILTSLRPDLIVGETYAAPVYPQLSRIAPTLLLDGIDRSAWQKTLPTLARALNREAAYRSALNTYNNGVQSTRAQLTTFGRKRVLVVWTTGGDARNTFTISGSDDWTGGLLRDVGLNVIDGEKKDAVVSVEGLAAINPDAVIVLAAGTSTPTRARAEWNAGAITSRLRASQAGQVYFFDYHLFRRIRGPIAAQLVERQLVKALR; from the coding sequence ATGCCGAAACGAAGCACCCTCCTGACCCTCACCGCTGTCCTGGGCACCGCCCTGTGCAGCGCCTCCGCCGCCACCTACCCCCAGACCGTCACGCACAGCGCCGGAACGACCACCATCCCCCGCCAGCCCCTGCGGGTCGTCGCGCTCGGCCCGCACGCCCTGGACCTGCTGCTGTCCATCGGCGTGCAACCCGTCGGGTACGGCGAGGCCTCCACGTTCCTGAAAACCCCGGCCTTCGGGTCACCCATCCGCGACATCAAGTACCTCGGCAGCCGCGTGACCAGCGCACCCGTGAACGTCGGGGACCGCTTCAACCCGAACCTCGAAATCCTGACCTCCCTGCGCCCCGACCTGATCGTCGGTGAAACCTACGCCGCGCCCGTGTACCCGCAACTCAGCCGGATCGCGCCCACCCTGCTGCTGGACGGCATCGACCGCAGCGCCTGGCAGAAGACCCTGCCCACCCTGGCCCGCGCCCTGAACCGCGAGGCCGCGTACCGCAGCGCCCTGAACACCTACAACAACGGCGTGCAGAGCACCCGCGCGCAACTGACCACCTTCGGCAGGAAACGCGTACTGGTCGTCTGGACGACCGGCGGCGACGCCCGCAACACCTTCACCATCAGCGGCAGCGACGACTGGACCGGCGGCCTGCTGCGCGACGTGGGCCTGAACGTCATCGACGGCGAGAAGAAGGACGCCGTGGTCAGCGTGGAAGGACTGGCCGCCATCAACCCGGACGCCGTGATCGTCCTGGCCGCCGGGACCAGCACCCCCACCCGCGCCCGCGCCGAGTGGAACGCCGGGGCCATCACCAGCCGCCTGCGCGCCAGTCAGGCCGGACAGGTGTACTTCTTCGACTACCACCTGTTCCGCCGCATCCGTGGCCCCATTGCCGCGCAACTCGTCGAACGGCAACTCGTCAAGGCGCTGCGCTGA
- a CDS encoding alpha/beta hydrolase: MQSQDWTVPGAPTKGYVWRAPHARGNVLLTHGFGEYAGRYVERYNALIPTLVAQGFTVYAADQRGHGASAGARAVVNLEHLVEDHLKAREALRADPLPLFAAGHSMGGLITAASAARDPRGLSGVILSSPALLVGEHEPALVKRLAPLLARIAPGLPTTDLGTGGLSRLPEEVAAYEADPQMYHGKVPALTGASMLALSDALWPLYTRWALPTLIVHGTADRVTDPAGSQRFFDTIPAADKTLLLQEGGYHELLNDRPRDEVRAAILDWLRAHVA; this comes from the coding sequence ATGCAGAGTCAGGACTGGACGGTGCCCGGCGCACCCACCAAAGGGTACGTGTGGCGCGCCCCGCACGCACGCGGGAACGTGCTGCTCACGCACGGCTTCGGCGAGTACGCCGGCCGCTACGTCGAACGGTACAACGCGCTGATCCCCACGCTGGTCGCGCAGGGCTTCACGGTGTACGCCGCCGATCAGCGCGGGCACGGCGCGTCCGCCGGAGCGCGGGCCGTGGTGAACCTCGAACACCTCGTCGAGGATCACCTGAAGGCCCGCGAGGCCCTGCGCGCCGACCCCCTTCCGCTGTTCGCCGCAGGGCACTCCATGGGCGGCCTGATCACCGCCGCCAGCGCCGCCCGCGACCCACGCGGCCTGAGCGGCGTGATCCTGTCCAGTCCGGCCCTGCTGGTCGGCGAGCACGAACCGGCCCTCGTGAAACGGCTGGCCCCGCTGCTGGCCCGCATCGCGCCGGGCCTGCCCACCACCGACCTCGGCACCGGCGGCCTGTCCCGCCTGCCCGAGGAAGTCGCCGCGTACGAGGCCGACCCGCAGATGTACCACGGCAAAGTCCCGGCCCTGACCGGCGCGAGCATGCTGGCCCTCAGTGACGCCCTGTGGCCCCTGTACACCCGCTGGGCGCTGCCCACCCTGATCGTGCACGGCACGGCCGACCGAGTCACGGACCCCGCGGGCAGCCAGCGGTTCTTCGACACCATTCCCGCCGCCGACAAGACCCTGCTCCTCCAGGAAGGCGGGTACCACGAACTCCTGAACGACCGGCCCCGCGACGAGGTCCGCGCCGCCATCCTGGACTGGCTGCGGGCGCACGTCGCCTGA
- a CDS encoding M12 family metallopeptidase, which produces MPSRVVNETNGIRITPVLLLSLLLAACSTSQPSPQQDGPSARTAPNTRPATLILPDGTRQQVTGFEQDGYLMLEDDIILAELGSVTPQGTYVVDTRYRWTGRTIPYTFASNVPQAIRDRVAAAASTIRSTTNVVVTPRTSTTQRNYVEITYNTGTSCASSLGMVGGRQTITLADRCTTGSIIHEFGHAMGLFHEQTRPDRDQYVQIVWANIPADWQSQYQIRSGSAGYGAYDFDSIMHYPAFFDGKIAIQPLNSSIDINRMGQRNGFSATDKSTVNALYPR; this is translated from the coding sequence GTGCCCTCCCGGGTTGTCAACGAAACAAACGGAATCCGTATCACACCTGTTCTGCTGCTGTCCCTGCTGCTCGCCGCGTGCTCCACGTCCCAGCCTTCCCCGCAGCAGGACGGCCCGTCGGCCCGCACGGCCCCGAACACCCGGCCCGCCACGCTGATCCTCCCGGACGGCACCCGCCAGCAGGTGACGGGCTTCGAGCAGGACGGCTACCTGATGCTCGAGGACGACATCATTCTCGCCGAGCTGGGCAGCGTCACGCCGCAGGGCACCTACGTCGTGGACACGCGGTACCGCTGGACGGGCCGCACCATCCCGTACACCTTCGCGTCGAACGTCCCGCAGGCCATCCGGGACCGCGTGGCGGCCGCCGCCTCCACCATCCGCTCGACCACGAACGTCGTCGTCACGCCCCGCACCAGCACCACGCAGCGCAACTACGTGGAAATCACGTACAACACCGGCACCAGTTGCGCGTCCAGCCTGGGCATGGTGGGCGGCAGGCAGACCATCACCCTCGCGGACCGCTGCACGACCGGCTCGATCATCCACGAGTTCGGGCACGCCATGGGCCTGTTCCACGAGCAGACCCGCCCGGACCGCGACCAGTACGTGCAGATCGTCTGGGCGAACATTCCCGCCGACTGGCAGAGCCAGTACCAGATCCGCAGCGGCAGCGCCGGGTACGGCGCGTACGACTTCGACTCGATCATGCACTACCCCGCCTTCTTCGACGGCAAGATCGCCATCCAGCCCCTGAACTCCAGCATCGACATCAACCGCATGGGCCAGCGCAACGGTTTCTCGGCGACCGATAAGAGCACCGTGAACGCCCTGTACCCCCGCTGA